In Chitinophaga sp. HK235, a single window of DNA contains:
- a CDS encoding lanthionine synthetase LanC family protein: MASLTEKDIQIIETELQRIAAVLLPAIQPEAVTQRTDLFNGSAGVLLFYLKLYEHYQDPAYLQTCISAADTLLYHPGILQQQYYTLYTGATGLLYLCIKMYETTGRQHYLDRALLLVAHFREGILQGVVQDDFLSGHAGNIFVLTYLHAHTQQEELLPIIKALADTMVLHARIAPQGLKWGHVKMSYDCLTGFSHGASGIAYGLLQAATYFQDEGLYYLATQALDYEMQYYDPETRNWLDLRLTSTHLRQEDILSWQLSRFREYASDTNTWAHGAAGVGMARLYAWQLFQRPDWLQQVLDALQRALEDAQLLKRGDFTLCSGYGGIVFFLLQAAVVLEQPDLRLTAQQIALQAVHYYLLHGTYNSYVPTKPLDPGLFSGLAGVGYMLLSALMPFREDTILHPVIRGTSQQAISPLYAPGEIKQRLFSRYYPNTVKQLSQHGKNLPDAADIHTWEILLQQEAAAMSSATRDCFAFEYQLTAMWKAHQGLLCHMRRKELLMADAGRLQDSPQDIWLHTVFVPVEQVQLCHTQWPWHLQEDMMDAGDYYYLLQSHEYGISVFPVGKLTAVIFSNLQHGRILQDIITLLFGQTAGEQAVATVIAQTSVMIQQGFIKRYH, translated from the coding sequence ATGGCATCACTCACTGAAAAAGATATTCAGATCATAGAAACAGAACTGCAGCGAATTGCAGCGGTATTGTTGCCCGCCATCCAACCGGAAGCAGTGACACAACGTACAGACCTGTTTAACGGCAGCGCTGGCGTGCTCCTCTTTTACCTGAAGCTCTATGAACATTATCAGGACCCGGCATATCTTCAAACCTGTATATCGGCTGCGGATACACTGTTGTATCATCCCGGCATCCTGCAACAACAATACTATACACTTTATACCGGTGCTACCGGATTGTTGTATCTGTGCATAAAAATGTATGAAACAACCGGCCGGCAGCATTACCTCGATCGGGCGCTGTTACTGGTGGCGCATTTCAGGGAAGGTATATTACAAGGAGTCGTGCAGGATGATTTTCTCAGTGGTCATGCAGGAAACATCTTTGTACTCACTTACCTGCACGCACATACGCAGCAGGAAGAGCTGTTGCCCATAATAAAAGCACTTGCCGATACCATGGTGCTTCATGCCCGCATTGCGCCACAGGGGCTGAAATGGGGGCATGTCAAGATGAGTTATGATTGTCTGACCGGTTTTTCGCATGGTGCGTCCGGTATTGCCTATGGGCTATTGCAGGCCGCCACTTACTTCCAGGATGAAGGGTTGTATTACCTGGCCACGCAGGCGCTGGATTATGAGATGCAGTACTATGATCCGGAAACCCGCAACTGGCTCGATCTTCGTCTTACCAGTACTCATCTCCGGCAGGAAGATATCCTCAGTTGGCAGCTGTCACGTTTCCGGGAGTATGCCAGCGATACCAACACCTGGGCGCATGGCGCGGCAGGAGTAGGGATGGCCCGGCTCTATGCCTGGCAGCTGTTCCAACGGCCAGACTGGCTGCAGCAGGTACTGGATGCGCTGCAACGCGCCCTGGAAGATGCGCAGCTATTGAAACGGGGAGATTTTACACTCTGCAGCGGCTACGGCGGTATCGTTTTTTTTCTGCTGCAGGCGGCGGTAGTATTGGAGCAGCCGGACTTACGCCTAACGGCGCAGCAGATAGCGCTGCAGGCGGTACATTATTATCTGCTGCATGGAACCTATAACAGTTATGTACCCACGAAACCGCTCGATCCCGGGCTTTTCTCCGGGCTCGCAGGAGTGGGGTATATGCTGCTGTCTGCGTTGATGCCTTTCCGTGAGGACACCATTTTACATCCTGTTATCCGCGGAACGAGCCAGCAGGCGATATCTCCGCTGTATGCTCCCGGTGAAATAAAGCAGCGGCTGTTTTCGCGGTATTACCCCAACACGGTGAAACAATTATCACAACATGGAAAGAACCTGCCGGATGCAGCAGACATCCACACCTGGGAGATATTGCTGCAACAGGAAGCGGCTGCTATGTCATCAGCAACCCGGGATTGTTTTGCTTTTGAATATCAACTGACAGCCATGTGGAAAGCACATCAGGGACTGTTGTGCCATATGAGAAGAAAAGAACTGTTAATGGCCGATGCCGGCCGTCTACAGGACAGCCCGCAGGATATATGGCTGCATACGGTTTTTGTGCCAGTGGAACAGGTACAGTTGTGCCATACGCAATGGCCATGGCATCTTCAGGAAGATATGATGGATGCCGGTGATTATTATTATCTGTTGCAAAGCCATGAATATGGCATCTCTGTATTCCCGGTGGGAAAACTAACGGCGGTTATCTTCAGTAACCTGCAACACGGCCGTATATTACAGGATATAATAACACTCCTCTTCGGACAAACAGCAGGAGAGCAGGCAGTAGCCACTGTTATTGCACAAACTTCAGTGATGATACAGCAGGGTTTTATCAAACGTTATCATTAA
- a CDS encoding peptidase domain-containing ABC transporter encodes MFQKIFDKKPFPFYRQSDAMDCGPTCLKMIAAYYGKVYPLQYLRNACHISRQGVTFADMIVAAEQLGFKTLPAELPFAVLARKAPLPCILHWDKQHFVVLYHITATQVYVADPALGRRSRYSVPEFMAAWQVSEEASYGRALFLEPGPAFHEAAKIQEPTASVKLLWPYLKAHRKSMLPVMLTLLLASLFSLLTPLLTQAIMDKGIQGRQVPLLLLIGAGLLALFLGRMVADFIRARLLLQVGARISMGMLKDFLHKLLRLPISFFDNRQAGDNMQRVTDNQRVEDFLTVSLISFVLSVVTILVLGGVLLYYNGLIFILFMAGAAIGMLWTWAFRERRSRLDQKRFRVLAANQDMLLEMFSGMQEIRLTGSETGKTTQWENIQERSIEVKLESLRLDQLVQGVALFINESRNVLVTCFSAILVVNGQLTLGAMLAITYTCGQLSAPVAQLTDFIRALQNTRFSLRRMAEVHHEADEDGPQQPELPLAAVMGQDIRLQHVSFRYGHKFSPLILQNLDLVIPAGKVTAIVGMSGSGKTTLLKLLLKFYQPLEGMVWLGKTPLQQYSAKSWRQHCGVVMQDGYVFRDTIANNIFSGTGTRDYERLYEACRMACIHDFFTALPFGYETLIGKDGYGLSEGQTQRLLIARLIYRNPAVVLLDEATNSLDAHNERAIINNLQEFFTGKTVVVVAHRLSTVKHADQILVMDKGVIVESGTHQTLASSGGAYYQLVKNQLELGK; translated from the coding sequence ATGTTTCAAAAAATATTCGATAAAAAACCGTTCCCTTTTTACAGGCAGTCTGATGCGATGGACTGCGGGCCCACCTGTCTGAAGATGATAGCGGCATATTACGGGAAGGTATATCCGTTGCAGTACCTGCGTAATGCCTGCCATATATCCAGACAGGGAGTCACTTTTGCGGATATGATCGTGGCAGCTGAACAGCTGGGCTTTAAAACGCTGCCCGCCGAACTGCCTTTTGCTGTGTTGGCCCGAAAGGCGCCACTGCCCTGCATCCTGCATTGGGATAAACAGCATTTTGTCGTGCTGTATCATATTACTGCAACACAGGTGTATGTTGCCGACCCGGCACTGGGGCGGCGCAGCAGATACTCCGTCCCCGAATTTATGGCCGCCTGGCAGGTCAGTGAAGAGGCCAGCTATGGCCGTGCGCTGTTCCTGGAGCCGGGGCCCGCTTTCCATGAAGCAGCGAAAATACAGGAACCAACGGCCTCTGTAAAGCTACTGTGGCCTTATCTGAAAGCACATCGTAAAAGCATGCTGCCGGTGATGCTGACTTTATTGCTGGCCAGTCTGTTTTCGTTACTCACGCCCTTGCTCACCCAGGCGATCATGGACAAAGGCATTCAGGGCCGACAGGTGCCGCTGTTGTTATTGATTGGTGCCGGGCTGCTGGCCCTTTTCCTGGGAAGGATGGTCGCTGATTTTATTCGTGCACGACTGTTGCTGCAGGTCGGGGCCCGCATCAGTATGGGCATGCTCAAAGACTTCCTGCATAAGCTTCTGCGATTGCCCATCTCTTTTTTTGATAACAGACAGGCAGGAGATAATATGCAACGTGTGACAGACAACCAGCGGGTAGAGGACTTTCTCACGGTATCGCTTATCAGCTTTGTGTTGTCGGTGGTAACAATACTGGTGTTGGGAGGGGTGCTGTTGTATTACAACGGGCTTATCTTCATTCTGTTTATGGCAGGAGCGGCTATCGGCATGTTGTGGACCTGGGCTTTCCGCGAGCGCCGCAGCCGCCTCGACCAGAAAAGATTCCGCGTACTGGCTGCCAACCAGGACATGTTGCTGGAGATGTTCAGCGGCATGCAGGAGATCAGGCTCACCGGCAGCGAAACCGGAAAAACAACACAGTGGGAAAACATACAGGAACGTTCCATAGAAGTAAAGCTGGAGAGCCTTCGGCTGGATCAGCTGGTGCAGGGAGTGGCACTCTTCATCAATGAATCCCGTAATGTACTGGTGACCTGCTTTTCGGCGATACTCGTGGTCAACGGGCAACTCACACTGGGGGCCATGCTGGCCATTACTTACACCTGCGGGCAACTGAGTGCGCCGGTGGCACAGCTGACAGACTTTATCCGTGCCTTGCAGAACACCCGCTTCAGTCTGCGCCGCATGGCTGAAGTACATCATGAAGCAGATGAAGATGGTCCGCAGCAGCCGGAACTTCCGCTGGCAGCTGTAATGGGGCAGGATATACGATTACAGCATGTATCATTCCGCTACGGACATAAGTTTTCCCCACTGATACTGCAAAACCTGGATCTTGTTATACCAGCCGGCAAAGTGACTGCCATCGTAGGTATGAGCGGCAGCGGAAAAACCACCCTCCTGAAATTATTACTAAAATTTTATCAGCCACTGGAAGGAATGGTATGGCTGGGAAAAACGCCGCTGCAGCAGTATTCCGCAAAATCATGGCGACAGCACTGTGGTGTGGTTATGCAGGATGGATATGTGTTTCGCGATACAATTGCTAATAACATTTTTAGCGGTACCGGTACCAGAGACTATGAACGGCTATACGAAGCCTGCCGCATGGCATGCATACACGATTTTTTTACGGCCCTGCCTTTCGGATACGAAACACTGATCGGGAAAGATGGTTACGGCCTCAGTGAAGGCCAGACACAACGTCTGCTCATTGCCCGGCTCATCTACCGAAATCCCGCTGTGGTATTGCTCGATGAAGCCACTAATTCACTGGATGCGCACAACGAACGTGCAATCATCAACAACCTGCAGGAATTTTTTACTGGTAAAACGGTGGTGGTGGTGGCACATCGTCTCAGTACCGTAAAACATGCCGATCAGATACTGGTGATGGACAAGGGTGTCATTGTGGAAAGCGGCACACATCAAACACTGGCATCCAGCGGTGGCGCCTATTATCAACTTGTTAAAAACCAGCTTGAGCTGGGAAAATAG
- a CDS encoding class I lanthipeptide, producing MKKKKLNLRKLTLNKEVISDLSQQQIVGGGTMPWDETCFCTRDCVSWDVNGPTCFLSCRSVCRPLDGHKE from the coding sequence ATGAAAAAGAAAAAATTGAATCTCCGTAAACTCACCCTGAACAAAGAAGTGATCAGCGATTTATCCCAGCAACAGATAGTAGGTGGAGGAACCATGCCCTGGGATGAAACCTGCTTCTGCACCCGTGATTGTGTTTCCTGGGACGTCAATGGTCCTACCTGTTTCTTATCGTGTCGTTCTGTGTGTCGCCCATTAGACGGGCATAAAGAATAA
- a CDS encoding thiopeptide-type bacteriocin biosynthesis protein: MKRSWLSVHLFYAGDLNHLLYLLVAPAVAQIGVPFFFIRYWEGGPHIRLRLYVDETDEKQVKEYLEAAAGRYFLQYPSQRQDKDYQPPLLPNDSLQYITYIPEISRYGDERSIHLAEQQFGISAAYVLQQTSTSLVQAVKLNIATLQALQATPFETLDVCHRFVQAWLPRLYDRNKDLSQQEQHYKQLLQLRFDAYAPALTNAAVSLWQEIAEGRTTDALQTFADGNRIVFQQYRLLGFSNRQLGDITGSFLHMGHNRLGVSNLDEAYIMYFTGKCLEHIYGITH; this comes from the coding sequence ATGAAGCGCTCGTGGTTATCTGTACATTTATTTTATGCCGGTGATCTGAATCATCTCCTGTACCTGCTGGTAGCTCCCGCAGTAGCGCAGATAGGTGTGCCTTTTTTCTTCATCCGCTATTGGGAAGGTGGACCGCATATACGGTTGCGCCTATACGTAGATGAAACAGATGAAAAACAGGTGAAAGAATATCTGGAAGCAGCAGCTGGCAGGTATTTCCTGCAATATCCGTCCCAGCGCCAGGATAAGGATTATCAGCCACCGCTGCTGCCGAATGATTCGTTGCAGTATATCACCTATATTCCGGAAATCAGCCGCTATGGCGATGAACGGAGCATACATCTGGCCGAACAGCAGTTTGGAATATCTGCTGCCTATGTATTGCAGCAAACATCTACCTCGCTGGTACAGGCTGTTAAGTTAAACATCGCCACCCTGCAGGCTTTGCAGGCCACGCCTTTCGAAACACTGGATGTCTGTCACCGTTTTGTGCAGGCATGGCTGCCTCGTTTATACGATCGTAACAAAGACCTGTCGCAGCAGGAACAGCATTACAAACAATTACTGCAACTACGCTTTGATGCTTATGCACCTGCACTCACCAACGCGGCTGTCAGTCTCTGGCAGGAGATAGCAGAGGGCCGCACCACCGATGCGTTGCAAACATTCGCAGACGGCAACCGGATAGTTTTCCAGCAATATCGCCTGTTAGGCTTCAGCAACAGACAACTCGGCGATATCACCGGCAGCTTCCTTCACATGGGTCACAACCGTCTCGGTGTATCCAATCTGGATGAAGCCTATATCATGTATTTCACAGGCAAATGTCTTGAACATATCTATGGCATCACTCACTGA
- a CDS encoding PQQ-binding-like beta-propeller repeat protein produces MKFNIIPVLLTMLVTTAYAQTPKFGTSRVLFAAQDKIFATPVLYKQSILTASMDGHLYSINKKTGAQNWKFKAAAGIATEPAVSDATVFVGSYDGYYYAVNANSGKPIWKFKTGGERRIGAIGYWGMEPATQYMEDQYDLYLSAPATDPSSVYFGSSDSCVYALNKANGKVRWKYKTNGPVHAGVTCSNNILLAGSWDTYIYALDTRSGKLLWKFKSKDHPKEHVLEGIQAKPVVGDSTVYIGTRDARLYALDLFTGHKKWEYSAGDAWIVGAAAIAGNHVYVGTSDSFLMVDVDAATGKELNRHKGGGYIFGAPVVSGNTLSYGDFTGRLFLINTNNWQQVDHFDTPGRNQYAATNLDSLGRIRFRRLAAGANPNLYTTTLTVMDKLYQLAPFVTAPLIDGDTIYAAAADGKLYAITFR; encoded by the coding sequence ATGAAATTTAATATAATCCCTGTGCTACTGACCATGCTGGTCACCACTGCTTATGCCCAAACACCAAAGTTTGGAACATCACGGGTCCTTTTTGCTGCACAAGACAAGATCTTCGCTACACCTGTTTTGTACAAACAGTCGATTCTGACAGCGAGTATGGACGGTCATCTGTATTCCATCAACAAAAAAACAGGGGCACAGAACTGGAAATTCAAGGCAGCAGCCGGAATTGCCACTGAACCGGCAGTTTCCGATGCAACCGTTTTTGTAGGTAGTTATGATGGTTATTATTATGCGGTCAATGCCAACAGTGGTAAACCCATATGGAAATTTAAAACCGGTGGAGAGCGCAGGATCGGTGCCATCGGATATTGGGGTATGGAACCAGCTACTCAGTACATGGAAGATCAGTATGATCTGTATTTGTCCGCTCCGGCAACAGACCCTTCTTCTGTGTATTTCGGCAGCAGCGACAGCTGTGTCTATGCGCTGAACAAAGCCAATGGGAAAGTCCGCTGGAAATACAAAACAAACGGACCGGTACATGCGGGCGTTACCTGCAGTAACAACATCCTGCTGGCCGGAAGCTGGGATACCTATATTTATGCGCTGGATACACGCTCCGGCAAACTGTTATGGAAGTTCAAAAGTAAAGATCATCCAAAGGAGCATGTGCTGGAAGGCATACAGGCTAAACCGGTGGTGGGCGACAGCACCGTGTACATCGGAACCAGGGATGCCCGGCTGTATGCGCTGGACTTATTTACCGGCCATAAAAAATGGGAATACAGTGCCGGAGATGCCTGGATTGTAGGAGCGGCGGCAATAGCCGGCAATCATGTTTACGTAGGTACCTCTGATAGTTTCCTTATGGTAGACGTTGATGCCGCTACCGGCAAGGAACTCAACCGCCATAAAGGCGGCGGCTATATATTCGGAGCACCGGTAGTATCAGGTAATACGCTCAGCTATGGCGATTTCACCGGCAGACTGTTTCTGATAAATACCAACAACTGGCAGCAGGTGGATCATTTTGATACGCCCGGCAGAAATCAGTATGCTGCCACTAACCTGGACAGCCTGGGCAGGATCCGGTTCCGTCGGCTTGCTGCCGGGGCTAACCCCAATCTATATACGACCACTTTAACGGTCATGGATAAACTGTATCAACTGGCTCCTTTTGTGACAGCGCCGCTGATCGATGGAGATACGATATACGCTGCTGCTGCAGATGGTAAGCTTTACGCGATCACCTTTAGATAG
- a CDS encoding lantibiotic dehydratase has translation MTLKIFPYALVRYAAMPFHELKAMEIQGLSAYMAAAEQLETNIRQQQNALCDQLYIAIQSATDNRARQGLLQLKRTVYNGRMPATDIHVDNPALDEQLCQYRQLLEKKHALQQEWQLQFEEQQRQHRQQLQRWAQQELLRKGILLSSPVLYAQLDSFVGTDPAAFKIREQKNEYSLLRYITRMAAKTSPFSTFTYTGTATLDMDSRQATQSPSGIISNVRLNNSLFAYLRALIIHHPVLNELLEVRLNATATIDETHVHFLVNYFNVEAFQRLPARNLALWLYHYLQEQTVPHTIAALTAILAPQIPDADRESIKSFLLKLAASGLLELSIGCSGVDPEWDSALAVSLSAAAHQHPSITSLYNLLITLKAKRKEYVTACSANRFQLLQEAAHMLNTTTSQLQTEAGLKPSVPGESLPPPVATPSFEVNHFIPRYFMPQDIFYEDASIKENNPLPAKDVQILIDKAERLCRLLEPFDMLQEERKNMCDFFLQHYGPAQTISITGFYHAYYLQVKKQQAKQAESPVMEMPETLQLEVDGVQVNITGQGLMPASGAVSRGMFVQLFYTGEDTSSQLHGVVNALLPGMGKVAGRFLHLFDPGVTAAFREWNKALYPAHKMMELNDGSVFNANIHPPLLDHEIAIPGGSNNYSPEQHISLKTVMLRYDAEQHRLCLYDRGSGKEVYAYDLCLESFYNRSHFYRLLAHFNPEPRLPLRGLIAAVDRRQADQHKADAPVKLKPRIVFEERLVLRRQGWLVDTADIPIPVKGEPDAAYFLRLQQWRINHHLPEQVFVFLKSPYIPASPDKAGNLHRDDYKPQYISFIQPLLVGVFRKMLTRAGAHCYLEEVLPDAGKQATVTEHMLHWYKY, from the coding sequence ATGACACTGAAAATATTTCCTTATGCACTGGTGCGTTATGCTGCTATGCCATTCCATGAGCTGAAAGCCATGGAAATACAGGGATTGTCTGCATATATGGCTGCTGCTGAACAGCTGGAAACCAACATCCGGCAACAACAGAATGCACTCTGTGATCAGTTATATATCGCCATACAGTCGGCGACAGATAACAGGGCCAGGCAAGGCCTGTTGCAACTCAAACGCACTGTTTACAATGGCCGCATGCCGGCAACGGATATCCATGTTGATAACCCTGCATTAGACGAACAGTTATGCCAATACCGGCAACTGCTGGAGAAAAAACATGCGCTGCAACAGGAATGGCAGCTGCAGTTTGAAGAACAGCAGCGTCAGCACAGGCAACAGTTACAGCGGTGGGCGCAGCAGGAGTTGTTACGCAAAGGTATCCTGCTTTCCAGTCCTGTACTGTATGCGCAGCTGGACAGCTTTGTCGGCACGGATCCGGCTGCTTTCAAAATACGCGAACAGAAAAATGAGTATAGCCTGCTCCGTTATATCACCCGGATGGCAGCTAAAACTTCTCCCTTCAGCACTTTTACCTATACGGGAACGGCTACACTGGATATGGACAGTAGGCAGGCGACACAATCCCCTTCCGGCATCATTAGCAACGTCCGGTTGAACAACAGTCTGTTCGCCTATCTGCGCGCTTTGATAATACATCATCCTGTATTAAACGAGCTGCTGGAAGTAAGACTTAATGCCACCGCCACGATAGATGAAACGCATGTACATTTTCTGGTGAACTATTTTAATGTAGAAGCGTTTCAACGACTACCCGCACGCAATCTGGCCCTGTGGCTGTATCATTATCTGCAGGAACAAACAGTCCCACACACGATTGCTGCGCTCACTGCTATACTAGCGCCACAGATACCTGATGCCGACCGGGAAAGTATTAAATCTTTTCTGTTGAAACTGGCTGCCAGCGGACTTCTGGAGCTGAGTATCGGTTGCTCAGGGGTAGATCCGGAATGGGACAGTGCACTGGCTGTTTCCCTGTCTGCAGCTGCGCATCAGCATCCATCTATCACATCACTGTATAACCTGCTGATAACGTTGAAGGCTAAACGGAAGGAATATGTGACAGCTTGTTCTGCAAATCGTTTTCAGTTGCTGCAGGAGGCAGCACATATGCTGAACACCACTACCAGCCAGTTACAGACAGAAGCCGGATTGAAACCATCCGTTCCCGGGGAATCTTTGCCGCCGCCTGTTGCTACCCCTTCTTTTGAAGTGAATCATTTTATACCACGGTATTTTATGCCCCAGGATATTTTTTATGAAGATGCCAGCATAAAAGAAAATAACCCGTTGCCAGCGAAAGATGTACAGATCCTGATAGACAAAGCCGAACGCTTATGCCGGTTACTGGAACCTTTTGACATGTTGCAGGAAGAAAGAAAAAATATGTGTGATTTTTTCCTGCAGCATTACGGTCCTGCACAAACAATCAGCATCACCGGTTTCTACCATGCCTATTATCTTCAGGTGAAGAAACAACAGGCTAAACAGGCGGAATCACCTGTCATGGAAATGCCTGAAACATTGCAACTAGAAGTAGATGGGGTACAGGTGAATATTACCGGCCAGGGGCTGATGCCAGCCTCCGGTGCAGTCTCCAGAGGAATGTTTGTGCAGTTGTTTTATACCGGTGAAGATACTTCGTCACAGCTGCATGGTGTAGTGAATGCATTATTGCCAGGCATGGGCAAGGTAGCAGGCCGTTTCCTGCATCTCTTCGATCCGGGAGTGACCGCTGCTTTCAGGGAATGGAACAAGGCACTGTATCCCGCGCATAAGATGATGGAGCTGAATGATGGTTCTGTTTTTAACGCCAATATTCATCCGCCATTGCTGGACCATGAGATTGCCATCCCCGGCGGAAGTAATAATTATTCACCAGAGCAGCACATCTCACTGAAAACAGTGATGTTGCGGTATGATGCGGAACAACATCGGTTATGCCTATACGATAGGGGCAGCGGAAAAGAAGTATATGCCTATGATCTATGCCTGGAGTCGTTTTATAACCGCTCTCATTTTTACCGGCTGCTGGCCCATTTCAACCCGGAGCCGAGGCTGCCCCTGCGTGGCCTCATTGCGGCAGTAGATCGCAGGCAGGCTGATCAACACAAGGCGGACGCACCGGTTAAACTGAAGCCGCGTATAGTTTTTGAAGAACGTCTTGTCCTAAGAAGACAAGGCTGGCTGGTAGATACAGCTGATATTCCAATCCCGGTCAAAGGAGAACCGGATGCCGCTTATTTCCTGAGGCTACAGCAGTGGAGAATCAACCATCATCTGCCGGAACAGGTATTTGTTTTTCTGAAATCACCTTACATACCGGCATCACCGGATAAAGCGGGTAATTTACATCGCGATGATTATAAACCACAATACATCAGTTTTATACAACCATTGCTGGTAGGGGTTTTTAGAAAGATGCTCACAAGGGCCGGCGCTCATTGTTACCTGGAAGAAGTACTGCCGGATGCCGGAAAACAGGCTACTGTAACAGAACATATGCTTCACTGGTATAAATATTGA
- a CDS encoding pinensin family lanthipeptide, with protein sequence MKEQQVSNIKLSIDDLKIDSFVTSIDSEMNMRLAGGLAGQSHPTHTLQTDDEGHLCTTIIC encoded by the coding sequence ATGAAAGAACAACAAGTTAGCAACATCAAACTGAGCATCGACGATCTGAAAATTGACAGCTTCGTTACCAGCATCGACAGTGAAATGAACATGCGCCTGGCTGGCGGTCTTGCAGGTCAGAGTCACCCTACTCACACCCTGCAAACTGATGATGAAGGCCACCTGTGCACTACCATCATCTGCTAA